Proteins encoded by one window of Salvia splendens isolate huo1 chromosome 5, SspV2, whole genome shotgun sequence:
- the LOC121805296 gene encoding V-type proton ATPase subunit B 2, whose amino-acid sequence MGAENNVDMEEGTLEIGMEYRTVSGVAGPLVILDKVKGPKYQEIVNIRLGDGTTRRGQVLEVDGEKAVVQVFEGTSGIDNKYTTVQFTGEVLKTPVSLDMLGRIFNGSGKPIDNGPPILPEAYLDISGSSINPSERTYPEEMIQTGISTIDVMNSIARGQKIPLFSAAGLPHNEIAAQICRQAGLVKRLEKSDNLLEGGEEDNFAIVFAAMGVNMETAQFFKRDFEENGSMERVTLFLNLANDPTIERIITPRIALTTAEYLAYECGKHVLVILTDMSSYADALREVSAAREEVPGRRGYPGYMYTDLATIYERAGRIEGRKGSITQIPILTMPNDDITHPTPDLTGYITEGQIYIDRQLYNRQIYPPINVLPSLSRLMKSAIGEGMTRRDHSDVSNQLYANYAIGKDVQAMKAVVGEEALSSEDLLYLEFLDKFEKKFVAQGAYDTRNIFQSLDLAWTLLRIFPRELLHRIPAKTLDQYYSRDASN is encoded by the exons ATGGGTGCTGAAAATAATGTTGATATGGAGGAGGGAACTCTGGAGATTGGAATGG AATACAGAACTGTATCTGGAGTTGCTGGACCCCTTGTCATCCTCGACAAAGTGAAG GGACCCAAGTACCAGGAAATTGTTAACATTCGCCTAGGAGATGGAACAACTCGACGCGGGCAAGTATTAGAGGTTGATGGAGAGAAGGCTGTTGTTCAG gTTTTTGAAGGAACTTCTGGAATTGATAACAAATATACAACAGTCCAGTTTACCGGCGAG GTTCTAAAGACACCAGTCTCGTTGGACATGCTTGGCCGTATCTTTAATGGTTCTGGGAAACCCATTGACAATGGCCCTCCTATTCTTCCTGAGGCTTACTTGGATATATCTG GGAGTTCAATCAATCCTAGTGAGAGAACTTATCCTGAAGAAATGATTCAGACTGGAATTTCCACTATTGATGTCATGAACTCAATTGCTCGTGGACAGAAAATTCCTCTTTTTTCTGCTGCTGGTCTTCCCCACAATGAAATTGCTGCTCAGATCTGTCGTCAGGCTGGTCTCGTCAAACGATTGGAGAAATCTGATAATCTTCTTGAG GGTGGCGAGGAGGACAATTTTGCCATTGTCTTTGCTGCTATGGGAGTGAACATGGAGACAGCTCAGTTCTTCAAACGTGATTTCGAGGAAAATGGATCTATGGAGAGAGTGACTCTTTTCCTTAACTTG GCCAACGATCCAACTATAGAACGCATAATTACACCCCGTATTGCCCTGACAACTGCAGAATATTTAGCATATGAATGCGGAAAGCATGTTCTTGTCATATTGACAGATATGAGCTCCTATGCTGATGCTCTTCGTGAG GTGTCTGCTGCTCGAGAGGAAGTGCCTGGAAGACGTGGATATCCAGGTTACATGTACACTGATCTGGCAACCATCTATGAACGAGCTGGACGTATTGAAGGGCGCAAAGGATCCATCACCCAAATTCCTATTTTGACCATGCCCAATGATG ATATTACACATCCAACTCCAGATCTTACAGGTTATATTACTGAGGGGCAGATATACATTGACAGACAACTTTACAATAGGCAG ATATACCCTCCAATCAATGTCCTGCCATCATTGTCTCGTCTAATGAAG AGTGCTATTGGTGAGGGTATGACTCGTAGGGATCACTCCGACGTGTCTAACCAG CTCTATGCAAACTATGCCATCGGAAAGGATGTTCAAGCAATGAAAGCCGTGGTCGGAGAAGAAGCACTTTCCTCAGAAGATCTG CTATATCTCGAGTTCCTTGATAAATTTGAGAAGAAGTTTGTTGCTCAGGGGGCGTATGACACCCGCAATATCTTTCAGTCGCTCGATCTGGCATGGACACTTCTCCGGATCTTCCCCCGAGAACTGCTCCATCGTATCCCAGCAAAGACGCTTGACCAATACTACAGCAGGGATGCGTCCAACTGA